A stretch of Microtus pennsylvanicus isolate mMicPen1 chromosome 5, mMicPen1.hap1, whole genome shotgun sequence DNA encodes these proteins:
- the LOC142850729 gene encoding small ribosomal subunit protein eS6-like, whose product MKLNISFPATGCQKLIKVDNERKLRTFYVKHMAMEVVADALGEEWKGYVVRIGGGNDKQGFPMKQGVLTHGRVRLMLSKGHSCYRPRRTGKRRRKSVRGCIVDANLSVLNLVIVKKGEKDIPGLTDTTVPCRLGPKRASRVRKLFNLSKEDDACQYVVRKPLNKEGKKPRTKAPKIQRLVTPRALQHKCQHIALKKQQTKKNKKEAAEYAKLLPKRMKEAKEKLQEQIAKRQRLSSLRASTSKSESNQK is encoded by the coding sequence ATGAAGCTGaatatctccttccctgccacTGGCTGCCAGAAACTCATCAAAGTGGACAATGAACGCAAGCTTCGGACCTTCTATGTGAAGCACATGGCCATGGAAGTGGTTGCCGATGCCCTGGGTGAAGAGTGGAAGGGTTACGTGGTCCGAATCGGTGGCGGCAATGACAAACAAGGTTTTCCTATGAAACAAGGTGTCCTGACCCATGGCAGAGTGCGCCTGATGTTGAGTAAGGGGCATTCTTGTTATAGACCAAGAAGAACTGGAAAGAGGAGGCGCAAATCTGTCAGAGGATGCATTGTGGATGCCAATCTGAGTGTTCTCAACTTGGTTATTGtaaaaaagggagagaaggatatTCCTGGACTGACAGACACTACTGTGCCTTGTCGGTTGGGACCTAAAAGAGCTAGCAGAGTCCGAAAGCTTTTTAATCTTTCTAAAGAAGATGATGCCTGCCAGTACGTTGTCAGAAAGCCTTTAAACAAAGAAGGTAAGAAGCCCAGGACCAAGGCACCCAAGATTCAGCGTCTTGTGACTCCACGTGCCCTGCAACACAAATGCCAGCATATTGCTCTGAAGAagcaacaaacaaagaaaaacaagaaggagGCTGCAGAATATGCTAAACTTTTgcccaagagaatgaaggaagccaaagaaaagctCCAGGAACAGATTGCCAAGAGGCAAAGGCTGTCCTCGCTGAGAGCTTCTACTTCTAAGTCTGAGTCCAATCAAAAATAA